Proteins from a genomic interval of Dermacentor variabilis isolate Ectoservices chromosome 8, ASM5094787v1, whole genome shotgun sequence:
- the LOC142591087 gene encoding japanin-like-RA2 encodes MHTYAFIKVKKYPVFLHVQNTSALVEWTNAKPRYLIRYYDNNSLVLSDLIDKISELTPCSLWVTREYINKVPLMANETFYHLCKHPVYVGFSYPCF; translated from the exons AT GCATACGTACGCATtcataaaagtaaaaaaatatcctGTATTTCTTCATGTCCAAAATACAA GTGCGCTGGTTGAGTGGACAAATGCGAAGCCACGGTACTTGATACGCTATTACGATAACAACTCCTTGGTTCTGTCGGATCTGATCGACAAAATATCGG AATTGACGCCATGTTCACTGTGGGTGACGAGAGAATACATAAATAAGGTCCCACTCATGGCAAATGAGACTTTCTACCATCTCTGCAAACATCCTGTATACGTTGGATTTAGCTACCCTTGCTTCTAG